From a single Macrobrachium rosenbergii isolate ZJJX-2024 chromosome 7, ASM4041242v1, whole genome shotgun sequence genomic region:
- the LOC136840388 gene encoding WAS/WASL-interacting protein family member 3-like, giving the protein MRYDLQEQGPFLRRKAVSLSSAEGYEIPLPSHKIDIHSRRKTDDTSHSVRIISIIRHHWTKRNIATHPLRTKLRFARRHLNLSLPPPPPPPPPPPFTASYLTAITSHRPSPRPSVSISMSTSSLPFPPQALPPLPPTIYSSFSSLPSILNLLYLPKGSSSVSAPRVMHSQPTFHHLHFTTIPTTSISQHSAPPPPRSLGFSLEAFLAETTWVSS; this is encoded by the exons ATGAGGTATGACCTG CAAGAACAGGGCCCTTTCCTTAGAAGAAAAGCAGTATCGTTATCCAGTGCAGAAGGATATGAGATACCGTTACCCAGCCATAAAATAGACATTCACTCCAGAAGGAAGACAGATGACACCAGCCATTCAGTGAGGATTATCAGCATCATCAGGCACCACTGGACAAAGAGAAACATCGCCACCCATCCCCTGAGGACAAA ACTGCGCTTCGCCCGACGCCACCTcaacctttctcttcctcctcctcctcctccacctcctcctcctccattcactGCTTCCTACTTAACCGCCATCACCTCCCATCGtccctccccccgcccctccgTATCCATCTCAATGtccacctcttcccttccttttcctccccAGGCACTTCCACCTTTACCACCGACCATCTACTCCTCATTTTCATCTCTGCCTTCTATCCTCAACCTCCTTTACCTTCCCAAGGGgagtagttccgtcagtgcacctcgcgtgatgcact CTCAACCTACTTTTCACCACCTCCACTTCACCACCATCCCTACTACTTCTATCTCCCAGCACTCAGCACCTCCACCTCCG AGATCACTTGGGTTTTCTCTTGAAGCTTTCCTAGCAGAGACCACTTGGGTGTCCTCTTAA